The following are from one region of the Equus przewalskii isolate Varuska chromosome 21, EquPr2, whole genome shotgun sequence genome:
- the FAM83C gene encoding protein FAM83C isoform X2 produces MAGPLRGRVEELKRPWWRESSPLVLQHSEAARLAADALLERGEAAYLQVISEERELPFLSALDMDYMTSHVCGGPELSEAQELEASGPDHLSLLSEVTSGTYFPMASDTDPPDLDLGWPEVPQATGFSPTQAVVHFQRDKAKNIKDLLRFLFSQARTVVAVVMDVFTDMELLCDLMEASSRRGVPVYLLLAQEHLRHFLEMCYKMDLNGGHLPNMRVRSTCGDMYCSKAGRRFTGQALEKFVIIDCEQVVAGSYSFTWLCSQAHTSMVLQLRGRIVEDFDREFRCLYAESQPVEGFCGGDDPLSPRAPCPPTVALASRPRIPSATSSSPSSTSLSSIKHSPLMGRSSYLALPGGSGCSDMALSKLPENGLPGSREPSPTRGRWVPGTALETVEEKKVSLSQSHGQLDLLVPFSRAREEGGPDSGVTPNSGSLWPGEQATEDRRLFPSQRYSQMDILPRAQDGRGAPESGSPRPGDQTPEDKKLSPNHGHGQLDLLVQYPKAGGSRVPPEANSSARAGKQGPDERRQTLGHSQLDLITKFGPFRGEGPGPSGLPGPSPARKAGVGSGDEKRLTLGHSKLDLITKYHQLQGTRQGPDPGLPGGPTGGHGNGSSNGLLEDEKRLTLGHSKLDLITKYNKSKCKLLRSRFES; encoded by the exons ATGGCAGGACCCCTTCGGGGCCGGGTGGAGGAGCTGAAGCGGCCATGGTGGCGGGAAAGCTCACCACTGGTGCTACAGCACAGCGAGGCGGCCCGGCTGGCAGCTGACGCCCTCCTGGAGCGGGGTGAGGCCGCCTACCTGCAGGTCATCTCTGAGGAGCGGGAGCTGCCCTTTCTGAGTGCCCTGGACATGGACTATATGACCAGCCACGTGTGTGGGGGCCCTGAACTCAGTGAGGCCCAGGAACTGGAGGCCTCAGGGCCCGACCACCTCAGCCTGCTCTCCGAAGTCACCTCAGGCACTTATTTCCCCATGGCCTCCGATACAGATCCCCCAGACCTGGACTTGGGCTGGCCCGAGGTTCCACAGGCCACGGGCTTCAGTCCCACACAGGCTGTGGTCCACTTCCAGCGGGACAAGGCTAAGAACATCAAAGACCTTCTGCGTTTCCTCTTCAGCCAGGCCCGCACG gTGGTGGCTGTGGTGATGGACGTATTCACCGACATGGAGCTTCTGTGTGACCTCATGGAGGCCTCGAGCCGGCGTGGTGTCCCTGTCTACCTGCTCCTGGCTCAGGAGCACCTGAGGCACTTCCTGGAGATGTGCTACAAGATGGACCTCAATGGGGGGCACCTGCCG AACATGCGTGTGCGGAGCACGTGTGGGGACATGTACTGCAGCAAGGCAGGCCGCCGCTTCACAGGGCAAGCCCTGGAGAAGTTCGTCATCATCGACTGTGAGCAGGTAGTGGCAGGCAGCTACAG CTTCACCTGGCTTTGCAGCCAGGCCCACACTAGCATGGTGCTGCAGCTGAGGGGCCGCATTGTGGAAGACTTTGACCGGGAGTTCCGCTGTCTGTATGCGGAGTCACAGCCTGTGGAGGGCTTCTGTGGTGGTGATGATCCCCTGTCTCCCCGGGCACCGTGCCCTCCCACAGTGGCCTTGGCCTCCAGGCCCCGCATCCCCAGTGCCACATCCTCATCGCCCTCCAGCACCAGCCTCAGCAGTATCAAGCACTCACCTCTCATGGGCCGTTCCTCCTACCTCGCTCTACCAGGAGGCAGTGGCTGCAGTGACATGG CCCTGTCCAAGCTACCGGAGAATGGGCTCCCAGGAAGCCGGGAGCCCAGCCCCACACGAGGTCGCTGGGTACCTGGCACAGCCCTGGAGACGGTGGAGGAGAAGAAGGTGTCTCTCAGTCAGAGCCACGGCCAGCTGGATCTCCTTGTCCCCTTCTCCAGAGCCCGAGAAGAAGGAGGCCCTGATTCTGGGGTTACTCCCAACTCAGGTTCCCTTTGGCCTGGTGAACAGGCCACAGAGGACAGGAGGTTGTTCCCAAGCCAGAGATACAGCCAGATGGATATCCTGCCTCGGGCCCAGGATGGCAGGGGTGCCCCTGAATCAGGTTCCCCCAGACCTGGCGATCAGACTCCAGAGGACAAGAAGCTATCCCCAAACCACGGTCACGGCCAATTGGACCTCCTGGTACAGTACCCCAAGGCTGGGGGCTCCAGAGTGCCTCCTGAAGCCAACTCCTCAGCCAGGGCTGGCAAGCAGGGTCCAGATGAGCGacggcagaccctgggccacagcCAGCTGGACCTCATCACAAAGTTTGGCCCATTCCGGGGCGAGGGGCCTGGGCCCAGTGGTCTCCCTGGACCGAGTCCTGCTCGCAAGGCTGGAGTGGGCTCCGGGGATGAGAAGCGGCTGACTCTGGGCCACAGCAAGCTGGACCTCATTACAAAGTATCATCAATTGCAGGGCACCAGGCAGGGACCTGACCCTGGCCTTCCCGGGGGCCCCACAGGTGGCCATGGCAATGGCAGTAGCAATGGCCTGCTTGAGGATGAGAAACGACTGACCCTGGGTCACAGCAAACTGGACCTCATCACCAAGTACAACAAGTCCAAGTGCAAGCTGCTCCGAAGCCGCTTTGAGTCCTAG
- the FAM83C gene encoding protein FAM83C isoform X1, with protein MAGPLRGRVEELKRPWWRESSPLVLQHSEAARLAADALLERGEAAYLQVISEERELPFLSALDMDYMTSHVCGGPELSEAQELEASGPDHLSLLSEVTSGTYFPMASDTDPPDLDLGWPEVPQATGFSPTQAVVHFQRDKAKNIKDLLRFLFSQARTVVAVVMDVFTDMELLCDLMEASSRRGVPVYLLLAQEHLRHFLEMCYKMDLNGGHLPNMRVRSTCGDMYCSKAGRRFTGQALEKFVIIDCEQVVAGSYSFTWLCSQAHTSMVLQLRGRIVEDFDREFRCLYAESQPVEGFCGGDDPLSPRAPCPPTVALASRPRIPSATSSSPSSTSLSSIKHSPLMGRSSYLALPGGSGCSDMGMGSSSPGPAHGEASGQPSLQRQMSDPNHGFLPGPYRANLGKLGAFPWSQSSPALNHNSASPLTLTVRSPLLPLPRLLFPFPRGVSALSKLPENGLPGSREPSPTRGRWVPGTALETVEEKKVSLSQSHGQLDLLVPFSRAREEGGPDSGVTPNSGSLWPGEQATEDRRLFPSQRYSQMDILPRAQDGRGAPESGSPRPGDQTPEDKKLSPNHGHGQLDLLVQYPKAGGSRVPPEANSSARAGKQGPDERRQTLGHSQLDLITKFGPFRGEGPGPSGLPGPSPARKAGVGSGDEKRLTLGHSKLDLITKYHQLQGTRQGPDPGLPGGPTGGHGNGSSNGLLEDEKRLTLGHSKLDLITKYNKSKCKLLRSRFES; from the exons ATGGCAGGACCCCTTCGGGGCCGGGTGGAGGAGCTGAAGCGGCCATGGTGGCGGGAAAGCTCACCACTGGTGCTACAGCACAGCGAGGCGGCCCGGCTGGCAGCTGACGCCCTCCTGGAGCGGGGTGAGGCCGCCTACCTGCAGGTCATCTCTGAGGAGCGGGAGCTGCCCTTTCTGAGTGCCCTGGACATGGACTATATGACCAGCCACGTGTGTGGGGGCCCTGAACTCAGTGAGGCCCAGGAACTGGAGGCCTCAGGGCCCGACCACCTCAGCCTGCTCTCCGAAGTCACCTCAGGCACTTATTTCCCCATGGCCTCCGATACAGATCCCCCAGACCTGGACTTGGGCTGGCCCGAGGTTCCACAGGCCACGGGCTTCAGTCCCACACAGGCTGTGGTCCACTTCCAGCGGGACAAGGCTAAGAACATCAAAGACCTTCTGCGTTTCCTCTTCAGCCAGGCCCGCACG gTGGTGGCTGTGGTGATGGACGTATTCACCGACATGGAGCTTCTGTGTGACCTCATGGAGGCCTCGAGCCGGCGTGGTGTCCCTGTCTACCTGCTCCTGGCTCAGGAGCACCTGAGGCACTTCCTGGAGATGTGCTACAAGATGGACCTCAATGGGGGGCACCTGCCG AACATGCGTGTGCGGAGCACGTGTGGGGACATGTACTGCAGCAAGGCAGGCCGCCGCTTCACAGGGCAAGCCCTGGAGAAGTTCGTCATCATCGACTGTGAGCAGGTAGTGGCAGGCAGCTACAG CTTCACCTGGCTTTGCAGCCAGGCCCACACTAGCATGGTGCTGCAGCTGAGGGGCCGCATTGTGGAAGACTTTGACCGGGAGTTCCGCTGTCTGTATGCGGAGTCACAGCCTGTGGAGGGCTTCTGTGGTGGTGATGATCCCCTGTCTCCCCGGGCACCGTGCCCTCCCACAGTGGCCTTGGCCTCCAGGCCCCGCATCCCCAGTGCCACATCCTCATCGCCCTCCAGCACCAGCCTCAGCAGTATCAAGCACTCACCTCTCATGGGCCGTTCCTCCTACCTCGCTCTACCAGGAGGCAGTGGCTGCAGTGACATGGGTATGGGGTCCTCATCCCCGGGCCCTGCCCATGGTGAGGCCAGTGGCCAGCCCTCTCTGCAACGCCAGATGTCAGACCCTAATCATGGCTTCCTCCCAGGGCCCTACAGGGCCAACCTAGGCAAGCTGGGGGCATTCCCATGGTCCCAGTCCTCCCCTGCCCTCAACCACAATAGTGCCAGCCCCTTGACCCTGACAGTGAGGtcacctctgctccctctcccgcgccttctcttccccttccctcgGGGTGTCTCAGCCCTGTCCAAGCTACCGGAGAATGGGCTCCCAGGAAGCCGGGAGCCCAGCCCCACACGAGGTCGCTGGGTACCTGGCACAGCCCTGGAGACGGTGGAGGAGAAGAAGGTGTCTCTCAGTCAGAGCCACGGCCAGCTGGATCTCCTTGTCCCCTTCTCCAGAGCCCGAGAAGAAGGAGGCCCTGATTCTGGGGTTACTCCCAACTCAGGTTCCCTTTGGCCTGGTGAACAGGCCACAGAGGACAGGAGGTTGTTCCCAAGCCAGAGATACAGCCAGATGGATATCCTGCCTCGGGCCCAGGATGGCAGGGGTGCCCCTGAATCAGGTTCCCCCAGACCTGGCGATCAGACTCCAGAGGACAAGAAGCTATCCCCAAACCACGGTCACGGCCAATTGGACCTCCTGGTACAGTACCCCAAGGCTGGGGGCTCCAGAGTGCCTCCTGAAGCCAACTCCTCAGCCAGGGCTGGCAAGCAGGGTCCAGATGAGCGacggcagaccctgggccacagcCAGCTGGACCTCATCACAAAGTTTGGCCCATTCCGGGGCGAGGGGCCTGGGCCCAGTGGTCTCCCTGGACCGAGTCCTGCTCGCAAGGCTGGAGTGGGCTCCGGGGATGAGAAGCGGCTGACTCTGGGCCACAGCAAGCTGGACCTCATTACAAAGTATCATCAATTGCAGGGCACCAGGCAGGGACCTGACCCTGGCCTTCCCGGGGGCCCCACAGGTGGCCATGGCAATGGCAGTAGCAATGGCCTGCTTGAGGATGAGAAACGACTGACCCTGGGTCACAGCAAACTGGACCTCATCACCAAGTACAACAAGTCCAAGTGCAAGCTGCTCCGAAGCCGCTTTGAGTCCTAG